A DNA window from Polyangium spumosum contains the following coding sequences:
- a CDS encoding ATPase, T2SS/T4P/T4SS family codes for MTTPYASEAFLHQILGKAQAAQASDIHLRVGQPPGARVAGDIVYFRAEPLQPEDTEAVARLVLARRPKILATLGSLREVDVSYEIEGLGRFRVHVYLQRGTVALVLRVIPSQIPSFDALGVPPAARALADEGRGLVLVVGAAGQGKTTTLASMLAHIVQTYPKHVVTLEDPVEFVHGEGRATVSQREVGSDTESFASGAHAALRQDPNVLLVGEIRDAATMEVVLQAAEAGHLVLSSLPTPDVGRTIGRLLSMSPQPEETRERLRACLRGIVAQRLSPRPEGGGLVLVSEVLVGDELRASL; via the coding sequence GTGACCACTCCCTACGCGAGCGAAGCGTTCCTCCACCAGATCCTCGGCAAGGCGCAGGCGGCCCAGGCGAGCGACATCCACCTCCGCGTGGGGCAGCCGCCGGGGGCGCGGGTGGCGGGGGACATCGTCTACTTCCGCGCCGAACCGCTGCAGCCCGAGGACACCGAGGCCGTCGCGCGGCTCGTCCTCGCCCGGCGCCCCAAGATCCTCGCGACCCTCGGCTCGCTGCGCGAGGTCGACGTCTCCTACGAGATCGAGGGCCTCGGCCGCTTCCGCGTGCACGTCTACCTCCAGCGCGGGACGGTCGCCCTCGTCCTGCGGGTGATCCCCTCGCAGATCCCCTCGTTCGACGCGCTCGGCGTGCCACCCGCCGCGCGCGCCCTCGCCGACGAGGGCCGCGGGCTCGTGCTCGTCGTGGGCGCCGCGGGCCAGGGCAAGACCACCACGCTCGCCTCGATGCTCGCGCACATCGTGCAGACGTACCCGAAGCACGTCGTCACCCTCGAGGATCCCGTCGAGTTCGTGCACGGCGAGGGCCGCGCGACCGTGAGTCAGCGCGAGGTCGGCAGCGACACGGAGTCGTTCGCGTCGGGCGCACACGCGGCGCTGCGGCAAGATCCGAACGTGCTGCTCGTCGGCGAGATCCGCGACGCGGCGACGATGGAGGTCGTGCTGCAAGCGGCCGAGGCGGGCCACCTCGTGCTCTCGTCGCTCCCCACGCCGGACGTGGGCCGCACGATCGGCCGTCTGCTCTCGATGAGCCCGCAGCCCGAGGAGACACGCGAGCGGCTGCGCGCGTGCCTGCGAGGCATCGTCGCGCAGCGCCTCTCGCCGCGCCCCGAGGGAGGCGGGCTCGTGCTCGTGTCGGAGGTGCTCGTCGGTGACGAGCTCCGAGCCTCGCTCTAA
- a CDS encoding CBS domain-containing protein has protein sequence MSLDRYRRPRLIVLHPRSTTYEAARAMADNHVGAVLVVEDQRLVGIATDRDLALDVVAAGLDPRTTPLRDVMSDEVTPVDIDDTVEDVVRLMREHACRRVPVLEAGRPVGIVTLDDLLIERAIDPDTARSIITAQLEVAARFKPAGATSPASVTLSRGGERARQRRAARAENTYGRLLHACMRQTGLPKREQAERALLIVLGNLCSRLTEDEAQHLLAQLPSKLVPQLDATLGGSNKDITPDTIEAELRRALKLSPEAATDVLYATCEVIADSVSAGEIEDVRSELPAAMKDLFPPMPYRRAG, from the coding sequence ATGTCCCTCGATCGGTACCGCCGCCCCCGGTTGATCGTCCTCCACCCCCGCTCCACCACCTACGAGGCCGCCCGCGCCATGGCCGACAACCACGTCGGCGCCGTCCTGGTCGTCGAGGACCAGAGGCTCGTCGGCATCGCCACCGACCGCGACCTCGCCCTCGACGTCGTGGCCGCCGGCCTCGACCCGCGCACCACGCCCCTGCGCGACGTCATGAGCGACGAGGTCACGCCCGTGGACATCGACGACACGGTCGAAGATGTCGTGCGGCTCATGCGCGAGCACGCCTGCCGACGCGTCCCCGTGCTCGAAGCAGGCAGGCCCGTCGGCATCGTCACGCTCGACGATCTGCTCATCGAACGAGCGATCGACCCCGACACCGCCCGCTCGATCATCACCGCGCAGCTCGAGGTCGCCGCCCGCTTCAAGCCGGCCGGCGCGACGAGCCCGGCGAGCGTCACGCTGAGCCGCGGCGGAGAACGTGCGCGGCAAAGGCGCGCCGCGCGCGCGGAGAACACCTACGGCCGCCTGCTGCACGCCTGCATGCGCCAGACGGGCCTGCCCAAGCGCGAGCAGGCCGAGCGCGCGCTCTTGATCGTGCTCGGCAACCTCTGCAGCCGCCTCACCGAGGACGAGGCGCAGCACCTGCTCGCGCAGCTCCCGTCGAAGCTCGTCCCGCAGCTCGACGCGACGCTCGGCGGCTCGAACAAGGACATCACGCCCGACACGATCGAGGCCGAGCTGCGCCGCGCCCTCAAGCTCTCGCCCGAGGCCGCGACGGACGTGCTCTACGCGACGTGCGAGGTCATCGCCGACAGCGTGTCCGCAGGCGAGATCGAGGACGTCCGCTCGGAGCTGCCCGCCGCGATGAAGGACCTGTTCCCGCCGATGCCGTATCGCCGCGCGGGTTAG
- the bioB gene encoding biotin synthase BioB, translated as MTEVFPIRHDWTVDEVVAIHDLPLFVLMDRARGVHRAHHVDGEVQLCTLLSVKTGGCPEDCAYCPQSSHHETSTSPEKMLDVDGVLEAADRAKAAGSTRFCMGAAWREVKDGPAFDRVLAMVRGVKERGLEACVTLGMVNEEQAKKLKEAGLDAYNHNLDTSREHYRSIISTRTYDERLVTLRNVRKAGITVCSGGIIGMGETVRDRAAMLVELARLQPHPESVPVNALVRVPGTPLESLPPLDPVEFIRMIATARIVFPKSMVRLSAGRTDLTREAQMMCLYVGANSIFYGDKLLTTPNPDANEDTALIRDAGLSARKPSVAVEAAAEE; from the coding sequence ATGACCGAGGTCTTCCCCATCCGCCACGACTGGACCGTGGACGAGGTCGTCGCGATCCACGACTTGCCGCTCTTTGTTCTGATGGACCGTGCGCGAGGTGTGCACCGGGCGCACCACGTCGATGGGGAGGTGCAGCTCTGCACGCTGCTCAGCGTGAAGACGGGCGGCTGCCCCGAGGACTGCGCGTACTGCCCGCAGTCGTCGCACCACGAGACGAGCACGAGCCCCGAGAAGATGCTCGACGTCGACGGGGTGCTCGAGGCGGCCGACCGCGCGAAGGCCGCGGGCTCGACGCGCTTCTGCATGGGCGCGGCGTGGCGCGAGGTGAAGGACGGCCCGGCGTTCGACCGCGTGCTCGCGATGGTGCGCGGCGTGAAGGAGCGTGGCCTCGAGGCGTGCGTGACGCTCGGCATGGTGAACGAGGAGCAAGCGAAGAAGCTCAAGGAAGCGGGCCTCGACGCGTACAACCACAACCTCGACACGTCGCGCGAGCACTACCGTTCGATCATCTCGACGCGCACCTACGACGAGCGCCTCGTGACGCTGCGCAACGTGCGCAAGGCGGGGATCACGGTCTGCTCGGGCGGCATCATCGGGATGGGCGAGACGGTGCGTGATCGCGCGGCGATGCTGGTGGAGCTCGCGCGCCTCCAGCCGCACCCGGAGAGCGTGCCGGTGAACGCGCTCGTGCGTGTTCCTGGCACGCCGCTCGAGAGCCTCCCGCCGCTCGACCCGGTGGAGTTCATCCGGATGATCGCGACGGCGCGGATCGTGTTCCCGAAGAGCATGGTGCGCCTGTCGGCGGGCCGGACGGACCTCACGCGCGAGGCGCAGATGATGTGCCTGTACGTGGGAGCGAACTCGATCTTCTACGGCGACAAGCTGCTCACGACGCCGAACCCGGACGCGAACGAGGACACGGCGCTGATCCGGGACGCGGGGTTGTCGGCGAGGAAGCCGTCGGTCGCGGTGGAGGCGGCGGCGGAGGAGTGA
- a CDS encoding GFA family protein → MSTKRKGEIVPITGGCFCGKVRYQIEAPLGPGRCCHCSRCRKAFSGAGSAYAEVVPGSFSWLSGEENLTFHETTPGWGLCFCRTCGSTLCGTAGEKVHGVTLGSVDGDPGVQIEMHIFVDSRAPWDHIGGDAPRYAEFPS, encoded by the coding sequence GTGAGCACGAAACGCAAAGGAGAAATCGTGCCGATCACGGGCGGTTGCTTCTGCGGAAAGGTCCGATACCAGATCGAAGCCCCGCTCGGGCCAGGGCGCTGCTGCCACTGCTCGCGATGCAGGAAAGCATTCAGCGGCGCGGGGTCCGCTTATGCCGAGGTCGTGCCAGGTTCTTTCTCGTGGCTCAGCGGCGAGGAGAATCTCACCTTCCATGAGACGACCCCCGGATGGGGGCTCTGCTTCTGCCGGACCTGCGGGAGCACGTTGTGCGGCACGGCCGGGGAGAAGGTGCACGGCGTGACGCTCGGCAGCGTCGATGGAGATCCGGGCGTCCAGATCGAGATGCATATCTTCGTCGATTCGAGGGCGCCCTGGGATCACATCGGGGGAGATGCCCCCCGGTACGCGGAGTTTCCTTCGTAG
- a CDS encoding mechanosensitive ion channel family protein, whose product MNDIVKKYTEIGLQLGLDIGTKILGAIVLWIVGRVLIRGVLRLLDQATKVRKIDDTLARYLHSVASVLLNILLIVTVLGVFGVQTFTFAGILAAAGVAIGLAWSGLLANLAAGVFMIMLRPFKAGDVVTICGTMGIVHSIGLFVTAIDTFANERVFIGNNKIFTEIITNHTENPVARLDIKVQLPHGADVHKVIKILEEKLPKADHAVSDPPPFIEMTGVSAAGPTLVAHSYVDSRKYPWALTAANLAVYAEIGKLGYPIPAQEVVLRGELGRLATAKADDVRGFAQV is encoded by the coding sequence ATGAACGATATCGTCAAGAAATATACGGAAATCGGCCTCCAGCTCGGCCTCGACATTGGCACCAAGATCCTCGGGGCCATCGTCCTGTGGATCGTGGGCCGGGTGCTGATACGCGGCGTCCTTCGCTTGCTCGATCAAGCGACGAAGGTGCGCAAGATCGACGATACGCTCGCGCGCTACCTGCATTCGGTCGCGAGCGTCCTGCTCAACATCCTCCTCATCGTCACGGTCCTCGGCGTCTTCGGCGTCCAGACCTTCACCTTCGCCGGGATCCTGGCGGCGGCCGGGGTCGCCATCGGCCTCGCCTGGTCGGGCCTGCTCGCCAACCTGGCCGCGGGCGTGTTCATGATCATGCTGCGCCCCTTCAAGGCCGGCGACGTGGTCACCATCTGCGGGACGATGGGGATCGTGCACTCGATCGGCCTCTTCGTGACGGCGATCGATACCTTCGCCAATGAGCGCGTCTTCATCGGCAACAACAAGATCTTCACCGAGATCATCACGAACCACACGGAGAACCCGGTCGCGCGCCTGGACATCAAGGTCCAGCTCCCCCACGGCGCCGACGTGCACAAGGTCATCAAGATCCTGGAGGAGAAGCTGCCGAAGGCGGACCACGCGGTCAGCGACCCGCCGCCGTTCATCGAGATGACGGGCGTGAGCGCCGCCGGCCCGACGCTGGTCGCGCACTCCTACGTCGACAGCAGGAAATATCCCTGGGCGCTCACCGCCGCGAACCTCGCCGTCTACGCGGAGATCGGGAAGCTCGGTTATCCGATCCCGGCGCAAGAGGTGGTGCTCCGCGGAGAGCTCGGGCGGCTCGCGACGGCCAAGGCCGACGACGTGCGGGGATTCGCGCAGGTTTGA
- the hpt gene encoding hypoxanthine phosphoribosyltransferase produces MPATANPHNEKYIQTKNAQMGHDIRSWLDEQVGGHARIVFTAEQIRARVAELARDVARDFAGKELVTVGVLNGGFMFFGDLLRQIQLAQAELDLAPITLHCGFMGLQPYGSDGSSGGVLRTTADLAFPISGKHVLLVEDIVDTGMTTTYLRENLALREPLSVEVCTLLHRPRHTTPALRIAYRGFTLESDDFVFGYGLDLKQRFRELPFIATRG; encoded by the coding sequence ATGCCCGCGACGGCCAATCCGCACAATGAGAAATACATCCAGACCAAGAATGCCCAGATGGGCCACGACATCCGCTCGTGGCTGGACGAGCAGGTCGGCGGGCACGCGCGCATCGTCTTCACCGCCGAGCAGATCCGCGCGCGCGTCGCCGAGCTGGCGCGCGACGTCGCGCGGGACTTCGCGGGCAAGGAGCTGGTGACCGTGGGTGTCCTCAATGGCGGGTTCATGTTCTTCGGCGACCTGCTCCGCCAGATCCAGCTCGCCCAGGCCGAGCTCGACCTGGCGCCCATCACGCTGCATTGCGGCTTCATGGGATTGCAGCCGTATGGAAGCGATGGGAGCTCTGGAGGCGTCCTCCGGACGACCGCGGATCTGGCCTTCCCGATCAGCGGAAAGCACGTGCTGCTCGTCGAGGACATCGTGGACACGGGGATGACGACGACCTATTTGCGGGAGAACCTGGCGCTGCGAGAGCCGCTCAGCGTGGAGGTCTGCACGCTGCTCCACAGGCCCAGGCATACCACCCCGGCGCTCCGCATTGCCTACCGAGGCTTCACGCTGGAGTCCGACGACTTCGTCTTCGGGTATGGGCTGGACCTCAAGCAGAGGTTCCGCGAGCTCCCCTTCATCGCCACGCGCGGGTGA